The Rhinolophus ferrumequinum isolate MPI-CBG mRhiFer1 chromosome 2, mRhiFer1_v1.p, whole genome shotgun sequence genome includes the window CTGACTAGGGTTGGGCAAAGGGAGGGCAGCTGGAGAGGACCCCGCACACACCAACGCCAAGCCCACCGGCCCTGCTTTCACCTGTCCTCTGTAAAGAAGACAAACAGCTGCCACGTGACCCAGGGCCCAGGTCTAAACATCATAGGCAGAGACCTGAAATGAGGGCAGTGAGCTATGACATCACAGGGGAATGGCGCACAGCACAGCTCCATCCTTCCCGTGATGCCAGCCAGTGGGGGGACACCCAGGGCCAGGAAGACCTCCAGAAGTGACCTGCACCCAGACCCCACTTGGATGCCATGCCTTGGCCAGACCTGGGGAGCGTTACAGCCCTAACCTGGGTCCCAGGAGGGAGCAGAGCAGGTGGGCACAGCAGTGGCCTGATCGTGGCTTCCTGGCACCCTGCCCTCTGACCCTCGCCTCCCTGCTCAGGGCCTCTCACTTCCTGCTTCTGCTCTGACCCACCAAGTCTAGTGTATCCAGCCGGAGGTGCCCAGGCCACCCTGGCATGCCCCCTGCCCTCAGTGGATCTGTGGTCTGGGTCCCACAGAGGGGGCAACACTACGGTTTGGGTGGACACCAGAGGCCTCCCTCCCTGAGGCAGCAGGCCTGACACGGGGACTGACCTGTGAATGGACTGAGAGGCCCAGGCCCCGCTTGTCGGAGACAATGAGGGTGATGATGGTATTCAGGATGGTGGCAAGCAACGTGTTGACTCCAAAGACCAGGGCACAGAGCTCTTTGGAGAGAGAAGACGCAATCTGAAAACTGAAGGGGAAAGCAGGCCGAGGTCAGCCTCCGCTGCGAGGGAGCAGGGTTTGATGCAGGCTCTGAAACACAGGGGAGGTGTGGGCCGAACGGGGAGAGGGAAGTGTGGGTGCTGGGTGCTTCTGGGGCACAGGGGACAGGCCACCACACCATGGGGGTCGGCTGCACTGAGCCAGGAGGCTGAGGACACTGAGCACAAGACAAGAAGTGTACGATGTTCTGACACAGGTGTTAGTGGGAGGACAGGACTGGAGATgccccggggggtgggggggcgttGCGATGGTGACAGACACAACTGCtaggggtgggaggcaggctcCTGGGTGCCTGTGTGGCATGAGCGTGTGTGGTGACCGTGCAGCTTTGTGGGAAGGTCAGTTCAAAGGAACATAGAGGGTCTTAAGAGCAAGCAGGGTGGGGGAAGGTCCTGGAAAGCACAGGCAGGCCAATGGGTAGCTCTTAGGACGTCCTTGGGCAGGTACAGGAGGGTCCCAAGGGTGAGGAGAGCCCTGGGCAGAAGGGGAGTTGGGACAGCTCGTCACGCTGGCCGTGAGCCGCCATTGCCCACAGTGGGAGCAGGGAGTATGAGAAAGGCCATGGGGCTCCCCAAGATGGGACTGCAgcagggcctggggcctgggaaaTGACCTCTCGAGGACCAGTCCTGTGGGTGCCAAGTGGCCTCGGTGGGAGGAAGAGGATATGCCACACAGGGAGGGCTCCTTGCTGAGCCTCAAGGTCACGGCAGACAGCCTGGACGGTCACACTATGGACAAGGGGGCAAAGAGCCCCTGGCCAAAGGTGTCCAGGGTTCACGGCTCCTCCCACCACCAAATCTGCGTGGcgctgcctggcacacagcccaAGGTTCTGGAACGGAGAGAACACACAGACGCCCGCCAGTCCCCACCCCACAGAACAGCAGTGCGTGGCCCTCCAGCGACCTGCTGTCCACCAGGGGCCAGCGTCCACCCCGCACGGCCCAACTCACGTGGCGATGGGCACGAGGAACTGGTAAAAGCCACGGAAGAGCACGACGGCCGCATAGCACAGCCAGATGCTGCTCGTGCTGGACAAGAGGAAGACCAGCCCGGCCTGCACCGCCGTCACGATCCCGATGACCAGCTCCGCCCACAGGGCCCAGCGGATCTCCACGAAGCCCGCGGCAAAGGAGGTGATGGCACCTGGGGAGACAGGGCGCGTCACTGCGCGTTCTCCAGGGCGGGAGGCGGGGcgcggcggggggcggggcgggggcggggccgcgggcCTACTCAGCAGCGTGGCGGCGGCGTCCACCCCGCCGTTGTAGACCGCCGTGGAGTCGGGGGTGGAGTGGACCACGGCCCACAGGATGTGCGCGTAGTACGTGATGAGGTAGTAGCCGGTCGAGTTAAAGACCCACCAGAGGCTCCAGAGGCGCAGCCGCGGCCCCTGCAGGCTGGCCCCCAGCTCGCGGAGCATGCGCAGCAGGACGCAGTCCCGCCAGGCCGCCCGCAGCGGCCCGAGCTTCCTGCGGCCGGGCGGCCGGGGGCCCGGGTGCATGTGGTCCACCTCGGAGGGCGAGGCCGCGCCGCTCCCGGGCTCGCTGCGGTTGAAGAAGAGGCTGCGCTTCGGGCGCTTCAGGAAGAGCGCGACGACCAGGCTGAAGACGAGGAAGCCCAGCGAGATGTAGTTGAGCCTGGTGAAGGAGACTCCGCCCACGGTGACGAGCAGCTGGCCCAGCACCGAGCTGCTGAAGACGCCCAGCAGCACGGCCGCCCGCGAGTAGCCGGCCATGCGCTGGTAGTGCACAGGCTGCACGAGCGAGAAGATGTAGGGGGAGTAGGCGATGCGAGCGGCCATGGTGATGCTGTAGAAAAACTCCAGGAACTGCATGTGCAGGACCGTCGTGcccagcagaagcagcagccacacGGACACGTAGCTCAGGCCCTGTAGCACCAGCACCGGCTTGTAGCGCACGTAGTCGGTCAGCAGGAAGATGGGCACCAGCACCGCCATGTAGGAGTAGGACAGCACCGGCGTGATCTCGTTGGTGATCTGCGGGAGAGCGGGCTGCTGACGCCGGCTGGCTGGGCACTGCAGCCACTGCCATGCCCCTGGGTAGCCCCACCGGGACCGCGCAAGAGCGCCAGCGCTG containing:
- the SLC19A1 gene encoding reduced folate transporter isoform X1 produces the protein MGGLDSMVPSGQVVEKPVTPEAGLGHELKSRWFLVSFLCFYGFVAQMRPGESFITPYLLSPEKNFTQKQITNEITPVLSYSYMAVLVPIFLLTDYVRYKPVLVLQGLSYVSVWLLLLLGTTVLHMQFLEFFYSITMAARIAYSPYIFSLVQPVHYQRMAGYSRAAVLLGVFSSSVLGQLLVTVGGVSFTRLNYISLGFLVFSLVVALFLKRPKRSLFFNRSEPGSGAASPSEVDHMHPGPRPPGRRKLGPLRAAWRDCVLLRMLRELGASLQGPRLRLWSLWWVFNSTGYYLITYYAHILWAVVHSTPDSTAVYNGGVDAAATLLSAITSFAAGFVEIRWALWAELVIGIVTAVQAGLVFLLSSTSSIWLCYAAVVLFRGFYQFLVPIATFQIASSLSKELCALVFGVNTLLATILNTIITLIVSDKRGLGLSVHSQFLVYFVYFLVLSVAYLGAALRSLWHFQRGRHQSLPLSQELGSPLEEKATQALSIQDGDLHSLQPEAPPLIPEDRTQPFGLAAREQSQQPEAKA
- the SLC19A1 gene encoding reduced folate transporter isoform X2 gives rise to the protein MVSWPRCGPGRASSRPTSSAPRRTSHRSRHITNEITPVLSYSYMAVLVPIFLLTDYVRYKPVLVLQGLSYVSVWLLLLLGTTVLHMQFLEFFYSITMAARIAYSPYIFSLVQPVHYQRMAGYSRAAVLLGVFSSSVLGQLLVTVGGVSFTRLNYISLGFLVFSLVVALFLKRPKRSLFFNRSEPGSGAASPSEVDHMHPGPRPPGRRKLGPLRAAWRDCVLLRMLRELGASLQGPRLRLWSLWWVFNSTGYYLITYYAHILWAVVHSTPDSTAVYNGGVDAAATLLSAITSFAAGFVEIRWALWAELVIGIVTAVQAGLVFLLSSTSSIWLCYAAVVLFRGFYQFLVPIATFQIASSLSKELCALVFGVNTLLATILNTIITLIVSDKRGLGLSVHSQFLVYFVYFLVLSVAYLGAALRSLWHFQRGRHQSLPLSQELGSPLEEKATQALSIQDGDLHSLQPEAPPLIPEDRTQPFGLAAREQSQQPEAKA
- the SLC19A1 gene encoding reduced folate transporter isoform X3, with the translated sequence MGGLDSMVPSGQVVEKPVTPEAGLGHELKSRWFLVSFLCFYGFVAQMRPGESFITPYLLSPEKNFTQKQITNEITPVLSYSYMAVLVPIFLLTDYVRYKPVLVLQGLSYVSVWLLLLLGTTVLHMQFLEFFYSITMAARIAYSPYIFSLVQPVHYQRMAGYSRAAVLLGVFSSSVLGQLLVTVGGVSFTRLNYISLGFLVFSLVVALFLKRPKRSLFFNRSEPGSGAASPSEVDHMHPGPRPPGRRKLGPLRAAWRDCVLLRMLRELGASLQGPRLRLWSLWCHHLLCRGLRGDPLGPVGGAGHRDRDGGAGRAGLPLVQHEQHLAVLCGRRALPWLLPVPRAHRHFSDCVFSLQRALCPGLWSQHVACHHPEYHHHPHCLRQAGPGPLSPFTVPRLLRVLPGAVCCLLGGRAQEPVALPKGPPPVPAPVPGAGEPLGGEGHPGAEHTGWGPPQLAA